One genomic window of uncultured delta proteobacterium includes the following:
- a CDS encoding putative TRAP transporter solute receptor, TAXI family (Evidence 3 : Function proposed based on presence of conserved amino acid motif, structural feature or limited homology), whose product MKCLSKKLVSLAIACALAVSLAGAAQAATRTAFGTGNSGGVFYILGAGMADLINKNSKELELTAQSTSGTTENLNLVNANEIGFGFTVYDTAYFAYTGGREYEGKRKLENLRLVMMGHVGHHQTVVFADSPYKSMADLKGETIPTSPGVAAFLLDQASWKPWGIDVVKGKSPILSYSEQTTAMKDGTIKVANYNMAYPASTIMDLATTKPIRILSQTEETMAAILKEHPYWLRSVVPANTYSGQTEDAVNIGFPYAIVCSKDMPDAAVRDFLRVCFANDLSAIHPDGRYYSKDNKNYTAKPLVPYHPAAEAFLKEQGLF is encoded by the coding sequence ATGAAATGTTTGAGCAAGAAACTGGTATCCCTGGCGATCGCGTGCGCTCTGGCCGTCTCCCTCGCAGGAGCCGCCCAGGCGGCCACCCGGACTGCCTTCGGCACCGGCAACAGCGGCGGGGTGTTCTACATCCTCGGCGCGGGCATGGCGGACTTGATCAACAAAAACTCCAAGGAACTGGAACTGACCGCGCAGAGCACCTCCGGCACCACGGAAAACTTGAACCTCGTGAACGCCAATGAAATCGGCTTCGGGTTCACCGTGTATGACACTGCCTATTTCGCCTATACCGGCGGGCGGGAATATGAAGGAAAGCGCAAGCTTGAAAACCTGCGCCTGGTCATGATGGGCCACGTCGGCCACCATCAGACCGTGGTGTTCGCCGATTCCCCTTACAAATCCATGGCGGATCTGAAAGGAGAAACCATCCCGACTTCTCCCGGCGTCGCGGCCTTTTTGCTGGACCAGGCATCCTGGAAGCCCTGGGGCATTGACGTCGTCAAGGGCAAATCCCCCATCCTGTCATACAGCGAACAGACAACGGCCATGAAAGACGGCACCATCAAGGTGGCCAACTACAACATGGCGTATCCCGCCAGCACCATCATGGACCTTGCGACCACCAAACCCATCCGCATCCTCTCCCAGACCGAGGAAACCATGGCCGCCATCCTGAAGGAGCACCCGTACTGGCTGCGCAGCGTTGTCCCGGCGAACACCTATTCCGGCCAGACCGAAGACGCCGTCAACATCGGGTTCCCCTACGCCATCGTGTGCAGCAAGGACATGCCCGACGCGGCCGTGCGTGACTTTTTGCGCGTCTGTTTTGCGAACGACCTCAGCGCCATCCATCCCGACGGCCGCTACTACAGCAAGGACAACAAGAACTACACGGCCAAGCCCCTCGTGCCGTACCATCCCGCGGCTGAAGCGTTCCTGAAGGAACAGGGACTGTTTTAG
- a CDS encoding Branched-chain amino acid transport, translated as MHNLLPMDQLLLILGMAAVTYLPRVLPLWLLSSKSLHPAFMRWLEMVPPAVLAALLAPALFLQKDATGAESLFISRDNLFLLAAVPAFLVAWKTKSFFGTVAAGMAAVAALRWFM; from the coding sequence GTGCATAACCTCCTGCCCATGGACCAGCTCCTGCTCATCCTCGGCATGGCCGCGGTGACGTATCTCCCCCGCGTGCTGCCGCTCTGGCTGCTTTCCTCCAAAAGCCTGCACCCGGCCTTCATGCGCTGGCTGGAAATGGTGCCGCCGGCGGTGCTCGCAGCGCTCCTCGCGCCGGCGCTCTTCCTGCAAAAGGACGCCACCGGCGCGGAAAGCCTTTTTATCAGCCGGGACAACCTCTTTCTGCTCGCGGCCGTGCCCGCGTTTCTCGTGGCCTGGAAGACAAAGAGCTTTTTCGGCACCGTGGCCGCGGGCATGGCCGCGGTCGCGGCGTTGCGGTGGTTTATGTAG
- a CDS encoding hypothetical protein (Evidence 5 : No homology to any previously reported sequences): MPGKLGGGKADNAGPGNQRHVAGFDGHPAEHAVNADGHGLGRRGFGEGEAVRDGVQIFFPDQSVFAHDPVRRNAEDELVFAQGCIAPAADGAGAAIQVRFAHDPVARGEGRHFRADGGNRAAAFMPENHRDFEKRMVRRDVFKRVKIAAAQGRAVDADQNLVPGGRRRLAHGYDVNRSMLGDLLDDCFHAISWLCPLPAGAGPSLRSRAVRQGRARAGCKNGGTGSGSRG; encoded by the coding sequence TTGCCGGGCAAGCTGGGCGGCGGCAAGGCCGATAATGCCGGGCCCGGAAACCAGCGCCACGTCGCCGGGTTTGATGGTCACCCGGCCGAGCACGCCGTGAACGCTGACGGACACGGCCTGGGCCGCCGCGGCTTCGGCGAAGGAGAGGCCGTCCGGGACGGCGTGCAGATATTTTTCCCGGATCAGAGCGTATTCGCGCATGACCCCGTCCGTCGTAATGCCGAGGACGAGCTTGTTTTCGCACAGGGTTGTATTGCCCCGGCGGCAGATGGGGCAGGTGCCGCAATACAGGTGCGCTTCGCTCATGACCCGGTCGCCCGGGGCGAAGGCCGTCACTTCCGGGCCGACGGCGGCAACCGTGCCGCTGCCTTCATGCCCGAGAACCACCGGGATTTTGAGAAACGAATGGTACGAAGGGATGTATTCAAACGCGTGAAGATCGCTGCCGCACAGGGCCGCGCTGTGGATGCGGACCAGAACCTCGTCCCCGGCGGGCGGCGACGGCTGGCTCACGGATACGACGTGAACCGCTCCATGCTCGGGGACCTGCTTGACGACTGCTTTCATGCGATCTCCTGGTTGTGCCCGCTGCCGGCGGGTGCGGGGCCTTCGCTCCGTAGCCGCGCCGTGCGGCAAGGCCGCGCGCGTGCCGGATGCAAAAACGGGGGAACCGGTTCCGGCTCCCGTGGATGA
- a CDS encoding AzlC family protein (fragment), with the protein MTNFLRGAKLAIPIVLGYLPVGFAFGVLAVQAGMAPLIAALMSLVVYAGSSQLIAAGLFGAGIGPAGIILTTFIVNLRHMLMSAALTPFLKHWGRPLQAWFAFELTDESFAANLGHFYASKTVNTGEALGLNAFAHAGWFAGSVVGVLFDSAIGDIKPLGLDFALPAMFIALILPHLAVPRRLLAVISGAFLSLAFALAGAGQWNVVLATLCAATLAAFMPAPGRGAAKEDSPRA; encoded by the coding sequence ATGACCAATTTTTTACGCGGCGCGAAGCTCGCCATACCCATCGTTCTCGGTTATCTCCCCGTAGGCTTCGCCTTCGGGGTTCTGGCCGTGCAGGCGGGCATGGCGCCCCTGATCGCGGCCCTTATGTCCCTCGTCGTGTACGCCGGGTCCAGCCAACTCATCGCGGCCGGGCTGTTCGGGGCCGGAATCGGCCCGGCGGGCATCATTCTGACGACCTTTATCGTCAATCTGCGCCACATGCTCATGTCCGCCGCCCTGACCCCGTTTTTGAAGCACTGGGGCAGGCCGCTCCAGGCCTGGTTCGCCTTTGAGTTGACGGACGAAAGTTTTGCCGCCAACCTGGGGCATTTTTACGCGTCCAAAACCGTGAATACCGGCGAGGCCCTCGGCCTCAACGCCTTCGCCCATGCCGGGTGGTTCGCGGGGAGCGTCGTGGGCGTATTGTTCGATTCCGCCATCGGCGACATCAAACCGCTGGGCCTGGATTTCGCCCTTCCGGCCATGTTCATCGCCCTGATCCTGCCGCACCTGGCCGTGCCGCGCCGCCTCCTGGCCGTTATTTCCGGCGCGTTTTTATCCCTGGCCTTCGCCCTGGCCGGGGCCGGGCAATGGAACGTGGTGCTCGCCACCCTCTGCGCCGCCACCCTCGCCGCGTTCATGCCCGCCCCCGGGCGCGGCGCCGCAAAGGAGGATTCGCCCCGTGCATAA
- a CDS encoding putative Dihydrolipoyllysine-residue acetyltransferase component of pyruvate dehydrogenase complex (Evidence 3 : Function proposed based on presence of conserved amino acid motif, structural feature or limited homology), producing the protein MPVEIRMPQISMTMIDGTIVKWLKKEGEPVSEGEDLVEIQTDKVVETLGSAASGVLGQLVAKEGETVPVGGVLCLVAGEGEEASPARPEAAPAPAAAGAAAEIRMPQISMTMIDGTIVKWLKKEGDTVAEGEDLVEIQTDKVVETLGSAAAGTVLRIVAGEGETIPVGGLLCSVGEKGQQTVAPAAAVAAPAAAPAAAVPAASPAAERKRSRRATPLAKKIAAKAGVDLSSVRGTGLGGMIVRADVEEALKAAPASPARPAAAATAPVTAPPLSPDAGDTVVPFEGIRKVIADNLMQSRRVVADVTTVADADMGAVRDVRKVLPVSYTAFAVLASARALAEFPVINALVEDDRIIMKKQINISVAVATNVGLLTPVIRDAGNKNLLTIADDLADLAARGREGKLTARDFEGGTFTVSNSGVYGSIIFTPIVNNPQSAILGLGRIAKVPVVREDDTIAPALMMYMSLSYNHRSIDGETAVTFLQRIRHYLEHPAAMLGLRKPA; encoded by the coding sequence ATGCCTGTAGAAATACGTATGCCCCAGATCAGCATGACCATGATCGACGGCACCATCGTCAAATGGCTGAAAAAAGAGGGCGAGCCCGTCTCGGAAGGCGAGGACCTGGTTGAAATCCAGACCGACAAGGTTGTGGAAACGCTGGGGTCCGCCGCATCCGGGGTGCTTGGGCAACTCGTCGCCAAGGAAGGGGAAACCGTTCCCGTGGGCGGCGTCTTGTGCCTGGTGGCCGGGGAAGGGGAGGAAGCATCCCCCGCCCGTCCCGAAGCCGCCCCCGCCCCCGCCGCCGCTGGCGCCGCCGCGGAAATCCGCATGCCCCAGATCAGCATGACCATGATTGACGGCACTATCGTCAAATGGCTGAAAAAGGAAGGCGACACCGTGGCCGAAGGCGAGGATCTGGTCGAAATCCAGACCGACAAGGTTGTGGAAACCTTGGGTTCCGCCGCCGCCGGGACGGTGTTGCGGATAGTTGCCGGGGAGGGCGAGACCATTCCCGTGGGCGGCCTGTTGTGTTCCGTGGGCGAGAAAGGCCAGCAAACCGTTGCGCCGGCCGCTGCCGTTGCCGCCCCCGCCGCCGCTCCCGCAGCCGCCGTGCCTGCCGCCTCTCCGGCCGCGGAACGGAAAAGAAGCCGCCGCGCCACGCCCCTGGCCAAAAAAATCGCCGCCAAAGCGGGCGTCGATCTTTCCTCGGTACGCGGCACAGGCCTCGGCGGCATGATCGTCAGGGCGGACGTGGAAGAGGCCCTCAAGGCCGCGCCCGCGTCCCCCGCGCGCCCAGCAGCTGCCGCAACCGCTCCCGTCACGGCGCCGCCCCTTTCCCCGGATGCCGGTGACACCGTCGTCCCGTTTGAGGGCATCCGCAAAGTCATCGCGGACAACCTCATGCAGAGCCGCCGGGTGGTGGCGGACGTCACCACCGTGGCCGACGCCGACATGGGTGCCGTCAGGGATGTCCGCAAGGTCCTGCCCGTTTCCTATACCGCGTTCGCCGTTCTGGCCTCGGCCAGGGCGCTGGCGGAATTCCCGGTCATCAACGCCCTGGTGGAAGACGACCGCATCATCATGAAAAAGCAGATCAACATCAGCGTGGCGGTCGCGACCAACGTGGGGCTGCTTACGCCGGTCATCCGCGACGCGGGCAACAAAAACCTCCTGACCATCGCGGACGATCTGGCGGATCTTGCCGCGCGGGGGCGCGAGGGCAAGCTCACGGCCCGCGATTTCGAGGGCGGCACCTTCACGGTGAGCAATTCCGGGGTGTATGGGTCCATCATCTTCACGCCCATCGTCAACAACCCGCAGAGCGCCATTCTGGGCTTGGGCCGCATCGCCAAGGTGCCGGTGGTGCGGGAAGATGACACCATCGCCCCGGCGCTCATGATGTACATGTCGCTGAGCTACAACCACCGGTCCATTGACGGGGAAACCGCCGTGACGTTCCTGCAGCGTATCCGTCATTACCTGGAACACCCCGCCGCAATGCTGGGCTTGAGGAAGCCCGCCTGA
- a CDS encoding putative Sigma54 specific transcriptional regulator with PAS sensor, Fis family (Evidence 3 : Function proposed based on presence of conserved amino acid motif, structural feature or limited homology) gives MQQKDYHIAIIWSGTITYRNILDSDNIQIFQNIGVDDVQGVISSLDFRKVRAVIGAPGIAAEIRQLIPVPLVIAYPTYIDILETIKDAELNLSLKNGKIALILHETNKIQADRMDYFIQNTVDLYMYDSRARMRQIMRRISEAGYDLVIGGPTAAAMAGEFNINAMQLMYREQALLDALEKTREVLFLMDKELREYERLKAIIDVIPDGILETDAQGVIETCNRKVLEMLHMSHDQVLGRNVAELLGDPGWEAVYKTGASQADMIFTYKKSKYFSTRQPIMEGGRVIGSVGTLQRASKIQDMESKYRSQQTRGWVASHTFDDIVAESALMREIVERAKIYTQCDMTVLLEGETGTGKEIFAQSIHNASARRRGPFVAINCAALTETLLESELMGYDEGAFTGARKGGKTGLFEQAHQGTIFLDEINQLSPPLQAKLLRVIQEKAVRHVGGDAVIPVDVRIIAATNENLKEKIAAQAFRSDLYYRINVLNILLPPLRERREDIPLLMRLFASRMEQDKEALARHAQAMHGLVAGYGWPGNIRELQNFVERYMILSGRVSRLDKHFFHEFRDGDREEAVPGAPGMPAQAASGEDTLTVRLDTLENMECALIKAVVDRCEGNKSKAALLMNISRNTIHLRMKGAV, from the coding sequence ATGCAGCAAAAAGACTATCATATCGCTATTATCTGGTCCGGGACCATCACGTACCGCAATATTCTGGATAGTGATAACATTCAGATATTCCAGAATATCGGCGTGGACGACGTGCAAGGCGTCATCAGCTCTCTGGATTTCCGGAAGGTCAGGGCGGTGATCGGCGCGCCGGGCATCGCGGCGGAGATCAGGCAGTTGATTCCCGTCCCGCTGGTCATTGCCTATCCCACCTACATAGACATTCTGGAAACCATCAAGGACGCGGAGCTCAACCTCTCCTTGAAAAACGGGAAGATAGCCCTCATCCTGCACGAAACAAACAAGATCCAGGCCGACCGGATGGATTACTTCATCCAGAACACCGTTGACCTGTACATGTACGATTCCAGGGCCAGGATGCGGCAGATCATGCGGCGCATCAGCGAGGCCGGGTACGATCTGGTCATCGGCGGCCCGACCGCCGCGGCCATGGCCGGTGAATTCAACATCAACGCCATGCAGCTGATGTACCGGGAACAGGCGCTCCTGGACGCGCTGGAAAAAACGCGCGAGGTTCTTTTCCTTATGGATAAGGAACTGCGCGAGTATGAACGGCTTAAAGCCATCATCGACGTCATCCCGGACGGGATTCTTGAAACCGACGCGCAGGGCGTTATCGAAACATGCAACCGCAAGGTTCTGGAAATGCTCCATATGTCCCACGATCAGGTGCTGGGGCGGAACGTCGCGGAACTTCTCGGGGACCCCGGCTGGGAGGCCGTCTACAAAACCGGCGCGTCTCAGGCGGATATGATTTTCACGTATAAAAAAAGCAAGTATTTTTCCACCCGCCAGCCCATTATGGAAGGCGGGCGCGTCATCGGGTCCGTGGGCACATTGCAGCGGGCGTCAAAGATCCAGGATATGGAAAGTAAGTACCGCTCCCAGCAGACGCGCGGCTGGGTGGCCTCCCACACGTTTGACGATATCGTGGCCGAAAGCGCCCTCATGCGGGAGATCGTGGAGCGGGCCAAAATTTATACCCAGTGCGACATGACGGTGCTGCTGGAGGGGGAAACCGGCACGGGCAAGGAAATCTTCGCCCAGAGCATCCATAATGCGAGCGCGCGCCGCCGGGGGCCGTTCGTGGCCATCAACTGCGCGGCGCTGACCGAAACCCTGCTGGAAAGTGAATTGATGGGGTATGACGAGGGCGCGTTCACCGGCGCCAGAAAAGGCGGCAAAACGGGCCTTTTCGAGCAGGCCCACCAGGGAACGATTTTCCTTGACGAGATCAACCAGCTCTCCCCGCCGCTCCAGGCGAAGCTGCTCAGGGTCATCCAGGAAAAGGCCGTGCGGCATGTGGGCGGCGATGCCGTGATCCCGGTGGACGTGCGGATCATCGCGGCCACCAACGAGAACCTGAAAGAGAAGATCGCGGCCCAGGCCTTCCGGAGCGACCTGTATTACCGCATCAACGTGCTGAACATTCTCCTGCCGCCCCTGCGGGAACGGCGCGAAGACATCCCGCTGCTCATGCGGCTTTTCGCCTCCAGGATGGAACAGGACAAGGAGGCGCTTGCCCGCCACGCGCAGGCCATGCACGGGCTGGTGGCCGGGTACGGCTGGCCGGGGAACATCCGCGAGCTGCAGAATTTTGTGGAACGCTACATGATCCTGAGCGGCAGGGTCAGCCGGTTGGACAAACACTTCTTCCACGAATTCCGGGACGGCGACCGGGAGGAAGCCGTGCCGGGGGCTCCCGGCATGCCGGCCCAGGCGGCCAGCGGCGAGGATACGCTGACCGTTAGGCTGGATACCCTGGAAAATATGGAATGCGCCCTGATAAAGGCCGTGGTTGACCGGTGCGAGGGCAACAAATCAAAGGCCGCGCTGCTGATGAACATCAGCCGGAACACCATCCACTTGCGGATGAAGGGCGCTGTCTGA
- a CDS encoding Chlorophyll synthesis pathway, bchC, with protein MKAVVKQVPEHGAVHVVSVSQPSPPAGDEVLVRIHSAALCGSDLHAFEYIPSYHSFLKIPVVLGHEGSGTVAAVGPEVTAFAPGDRVMSEAHLYCGTCPICRRGNTTLCENKLVLGITTDGVMREYALIREKYLHAVPDGLSFAEAAAAQAVSVSVHGVLGRVTIKPGDVALVSGPGIIGLAAAQLARQCGAAVTITGTDADEAIRMPVARAMDFDAVNCERENVIDYCMARYGRKADIVLECSGSSSALVSAVDAVRQGGTILLLGVPQRDVTFPLARMIRAEVNLISSYGSSWEDYEKTLALLANGSLSIMPLLAPYPVKDAEKAFHDGIEKTVVKPVLQFVPDAG; from the coding sequence ATGAAAGCAGTCGTCAAGCAGGTCCCCGAGCATGGAGCGGTTCACGTCGTATCCGTGAGCCAGCCGTCGCCGCCCGCCGGGGACGAGGTTCTGGTCCGCATCCACAGCGCGGCCCTGTGCGGCAGCGATCTTCACGCGTTTGAATACATCCCTTCGTACCATTCGTTTCTCAAAATCCCGGTGGTTCTCGGGCATGAAGGCAGCGGCACGGTTGCCGCCGTCGGCCCGGAAGTGACGGCCTTCGCCCCGGGCGACCGGGTCATGAGCGAAGCGCACCTGTATTGCGGCACCTGCCCCATCTGCCGCCGGGGCAATACAACCCTGTGCGAAAACAAGCTCGTCCTCGGCATTACGACGGACGGGGTCATGCGCGAATACGCTCTGATCCGGGAAAAATATCTGCACGCCGTCCCGGACGGCCTCTCCTTCGCCGAAGCCGCGGCGGCCCAGGCCGTGTCCGTCAGCGTTCACGGCGTGCTCGGCCGGGTGACCATCAAACCCGGCGACGTGGCGCTGGTTTCCGGGCCCGGCATTATCGGCCTTGCCGCCGCCCAGCTTGCCCGGCAATGCGGCGCGGCGGTCACCATTACCGGCACCGATGCGGACGAAGCCATCCGCATGCCCGTTGCCAGGGCCATGGATTTTGACGCCGTCAACTGCGAGAGGGAAAACGTTATCGATTATTGCATGGCCCGCTATGGCCGCAAGGCCGATATCGTTCTGGAATGTTCCGGGTCGTCAAGCGCCCTCGTTTCGGCTGTCGATGCGGTCCGCCAGGGCGGGACCATCCTGCTGCTCGGCGTCCCGCAACGGGACGTCACCTTCCCCCTGGCGCGGATGATCCGGGCCGAGGTCAACCTGATCTCCTCCTACGGGTCTTCCTGGGAAGACTACGAAAAAACGCTCGCCCTGCTTGCAAACGGCTCTTTGAGCATTATGCCGCTGCTGGCGCCGTACCCCGTGAAGGACGCGGAAAAAGCCTTCCATGACGGCATTGAAAAAACCGTGGTCAAACCGGTTTTGCAGTTTGTTCCCGATGCCGGCTAG
- a CDS encoding TRAP transporter, 4TM/12TM fusion protein encodes MQPKDTALQWTVKGIAIIFALFSITIALVPYDALSARSSHLLFALVLTFLSAGILKNKSRNLLATVFYITLAVLAAACCAYIIMNAYDLQQERLGVYTMEDRYAGGILILLIIIATWRTFGLVMTLIVFSFMAYLFFGQHLPSAIGHPGISLNRIIGNLGLSTEGVFGSPIGASTSVISAFIIFAAFLEVSGAANLFMSLSMALFGRFSGGAAKVAVVASSLFGAISGSAAANVAGTGMITIPLMKKSGFSPRMAGAVEATASSGGQIMPPIMGAAAFIMAEVLSVPYTTVMVAAIVPAIIYYVAIFFGVDLYSRKHGIKGVAYEGPGGREMLLKQGHMLLPLVILIVLIAAFSTSPQYAALWGTLSIVVVSWVRKETRFGFKKLIDSLYQGAMGVLSISVICAASGLIIGIFTVTGIGLKLSSAIISFAGGSLLALLVLAMIASLILGMGVPTVAAYLILAILVAPAVTGFGVLPIAAHMFVFYFGIISAITPPVALAAYVAAGIADDKPMQVGVEACLLALPAFLLPYIFVYHPGLLMVGTWTEIVPVVISSIVGSFLCAVAVQGYMFTRIRPWERLLIFGCSLCALTPEPITDVIGLGGAGVLLFIFYSRAKREKAAIADTAGAAA; translated from the coding sequence ATGCAACCAAAAGATACCGCGCTGCAATGGACGGTCAAGGGCATCGCCATCATCTTTGCCTTGTTTTCCATAACCATCGCCCTTGTTCCCTATGACGCGCTTTCCGCAAGAAGCTCGCACCTCCTGTTTGCGCTGGTGCTCACCTTCCTCAGTGCGGGCATATTGAAAAACAAAAGCCGCAACCTCCTGGCGACGGTTTTCTATATAACCCTGGCCGTTCTCGCCGCCGCATGCTGCGCGTATATCATCATGAACGCGTACGACCTCCAGCAGGAGCGGCTGGGCGTGTACACCATGGAGGACCGCTACGCGGGCGGGATCTTGATCCTGCTGATTATCATCGCCACCTGGCGGACCTTCGGCCTGGTCATGACGCTCATCGTGTTCTCGTTCATGGCCTATCTTTTCTTCGGGCAGCATCTGCCCTCGGCCATCGGGCATCCGGGCATATCCCTTAACCGCATCATCGGCAACCTGGGCCTTTCCACGGAAGGGGTTTTCGGCTCCCCCATCGGGGCTTCCACCTCGGTCATCAGCGCCTTCATCATTTTTGCCGCCTTCCTTGAGGTTTCCGGCGCGGCCAACCTCTTCATGAGCCTGTCCATGGCCCTTTTCGGCCGGTTTTCCGGCGGCGCGGCCAAAGTCGCGGTTGTGGCCAGCTCCCTTTTCGGCGCCATCTCCGGTTCCGCCGCGGCCAACGTGGCGGGAACCGGCATGATAACCATCCCGCTCATGAAAAAATCCGGTTTCTCTCCCCGCATGGCGGGCGCGGTTGAAGCCACCGCCTCCAGCGGCGGGCAGATCATGCCCCCCATCATGGGCGCGGCCGCCTTCATCATGGCGGAAGTGTTGAGCGTGCCGTACACCACGGTCATGGTGGCGGCCATTGTTCCGGCCATCATTTACTACGTGGCCATTTTCTTCGGCGTGGATCTCTACAGCCGCAAACACGGCATCAAGGGCGTCGCCTACGAGGGCCCCGGCGGCCGGGAAATGCTCCTCAAGCAGGGGCACATGCTCCTGCCCCTCGTCATCCTGATTGTCCTGATCGCGGCGTTCAGCACCTCCCCCCAGTATGCGGCGCTCTGGGGCACCCTTTCCATCGTGGTGGTCTCCTGGGTCCGCAAGGAAACCCGCTTCGGCTTCAAAAAACTTATCGACAGTCTGTACCAGGGGGCCATGGGCGTGTTGTCCATCTCGGTCATTTGCGCCGCCTCCGGCCTCATTATCGGCATTTTCACGGTCACGGGCATCGGGCTGAAGCTGTCGAGCGCCATTATCAGCTTCGCGGGCGGCAGCCTTCTGGCGCTGCTGGTCCTGGCCATGATCGCCTCCCTCATTCTGGGCATGGGCGTGCCGACCGTCGCGGCCTACCTCATCCTGGCCATTCTGGTGGCTCCGGCCGTCACGGGCTTCGGCGTACTGCCCATCGCGGCGCACATGTTCGTGTTCTATTTCGGCATTATCTCGGCCATTACGCCGCCGGTAGCGCTTGCCGCCTACGTGGCCGCCGGAATAGCGGACGACAAGCCCATGCAGGTAGGGGTGGAAGCCTGCCTCCTGGCGCTGCCCGCCTTCCTGCTGCCGTATATTTTCGTCTACCACCCCGGCCTCCTGATGGTCGGCACCTGGACGGAAATAGTGCCCGTGGTCATCTCCAGCATCGTGGGTTCGTTCCTCTGCGCCGTGGCGGTGCAGGGCTATATGTTCACCCGCATCAGGCCCTGGGAACGGTTGCTGATCTTCGGCTGCTCCCTGTGCGCCCTGACCCCCGAACCCATTACGGACGTTATCGGCCTGGGCGGGGCGGGCGTCCTTCTTTTCATCTTCTACTCGCGGGCCAAGCGGGAAAAGGCGGCCATCGCCGACACAGCCGGAGCGGCGGCCTGA
- a CDS encoding Oxidoreductase, short chain dehydrogenase/reductase family: MKQRTAVVTGAGDGLGKGIAALLLQNGYRVAGFDNRQEPLDACAAEFGTGSFLPCVVNVLDEDSVNGAVARVVAQFGGVDVLVNNVGGSMGIAKPVEEITLEEFEKVLTLNLRSTFLCCKAVIPVMKKNGHGRIINMSSMAGRSRSVFGGTPYAAAKAAIIGFTRQSSKDLGKHGITINAVAPGTIVASERIRKYWEVNRTAEERKMIVDMAPVGRMGDAEDVARCVLFLADEGASYITGSVLDVNGGAWVG, encoded by the coding sequence ATGAAACAGAGAACTGCCGTTGTTACAGGCGCCGGGGACGGATTGGGAAAGGGCATTGCCGCCCTGCTGCTGCAAAACGGCTACCGGGTGGCGGGGTTTGACAACCGGCAGGAACCGCTGGACGCCTGCGCGGCGGAGTTCGGGACCGGCAGCTTTTTACCCTGCGTCGTCAACGTGCTGGATGAGGATTCCGTGAACGGGGCCGTTGCGCGCGTTGTGGCGCAATTCGGCGGCGTCGACGTGCTGGTCAACAACGTGGGCGGCTCCATGGGCATTGCCAAACCTGTGGAAGAGATCACCCTGGAAGAGTTCGAGAAGGTCCTGACCCTTAACCTGCGCAGCACGTTCCTCTGCTGCAAGGCGGTCATCCCGGTGATGAAAAAGAACGGGCACGGCCGCATCATCAACATGTCCTCCATGGCGGGCCGCAGCCGGAGCGTTTTCGGCGGCACGCCCTACGCGGCGGCCAAGGCGGCCATTATCGGCTTCACCCGCCAATCTTCCAAAGATCTGGGCAAACACGGCATCACCATCAATGCCGTGGCGCCGGGCACCATCGTGGCCAGCGAGCGCATCCGCAAATACTGGGAAGTCAACCGCACGGCGGAAGAGCGCAAAATGATCGTGGACATGGCCCCGGTGGGCCGCATGGGCGACGCGGAGGACGTGGCCCGCTGCGTGCTGTTCCTGGCGGACGAAGGGGCATCCTATATAACCGGCTCGGTGCTGGACGTGAACGGCGGCGCCTGGGTCGGATAA
- a CDS encoding hypothetical protein (Evidence 5 : No homology to any previously reported sequences): MQKNIAHLMCAYRVRCPVFLQSSLLSLAARVELAKIIHIFPKKISCRRGPHAAKRLSYRYYLVRDHHVPQYSG; encoded by the coding sequence ATGCAAAAAAATATTGCACACTTGATGTGCGCATATAGAGTGCGTTGTCCTGTTTTTTTGCAATCATCTTTACTTTCGCTTGCCGCGCGAGTAGAATTGGCCAAAATCATTCATATTTTTCCCAAAAAAATATCCTGCCGCAGAGGGCCGCATGCAGCAAAAAGACTATCATATCGCTATTATCTGGTCCGGGACCATCACGTACCGCAATATTCTGGATAG